A portion of the Platichthys flesus chromosome 7, fPlaFle2.1, whole genome shotgun sequence genome contains these proteins:
- the LOC133956592 gene encoding monocarboxylate transporter 2-like, translating to MPPPAATNLGYTPPDGGWGWAVVLGSFISIGFSYAFPKSLTIYFKEIQAYFSVSYSEIAWVSSVMLASMYAGGPVSSVLVNRFGSRPVVMVGGVMVCAGMVLASFGTTIIHLYLCVGVIGGLGLAFNLQPALAIIGTYFQVKRPLANGLAMTGSPVVLFTLAPLNQFLFDSFGWRGSFLILGAIVLNCCVAGALMRPVNKAVQPKPKLEPPPCDQEDLTANANAQSANLLTEESQSEDKKERCLDKFIDVSLFKHRGFLIYLIGNVVMFFGLFAPVVFLAPYARHQGVDEYSAAFLLSIFALVDMFVRPLTGFIGNTKWVRPRIQYFFSFAVVYNGVCHLLCPLAEGYSGLVVYTVFFGVAFGMLCALLFEVLMDLVGPKRFSTAVGLVTIIECGPVLLGPPMSGALVDKFGDYKYMYYACGVIMLVPGIFFFIMNYYNYKKLDEERRQSAAAEMRNSDEAVELKMNQIEKIAYETDG from the exons ATGCCCCCCCCTGCGGCAACCAATCTGGGCTACACCCCACCAGATGGAGGCTGGGGCTGGGCTGTTGTCTTAGGCTCTTTCATCTCCATAGGATTCTCTTATGCCTTTCCCAAGTCCCTCACCATCTACTTTAAGGAAATCCAGGCGTATTTTTCAGTTTCCTACAGTGAGATTGCCTGGGTGTCCTCAGTCATGCTCGCTTCTATGTATGCAGGAG GACCAGTGAGCAGTGTCCTTGTCAACCGCTTTGGCAGCAGACCAGTGGTTATGGTCGGCGGGGTGATGGTTTGTGCTGGCATGGTGCTCGCTTCTTTTGGCACCACTATCATACATCTGTATCTTTGTGTTGGAGTAATTGGAG GTTTAGGCCTTGCCTTCAACCTGCAGCCAGCCTTGGCGATCATCGGCACCTACTTCCAGGTGAAAAGGCCGCTGGCGAACGGGCTCGCCATGACAGGAAGTCCAGTCGTTCTGTTCACTCTGGCTCCTCTCAACCAGTTTCTGTTCGATTCCTTTGGCTGGAGAGGGAGCTTCCTCATCCTGGGAGCGATCGTTCTGAACTGCTGCGTCGCTGGTGCTCTGATGAGACCGGTCAACAAGGCCGTCCAGCCCAAACCCAAGCTTGAACCCCCGCCATGTGACCAGGAGGACCTTACCGCAAACGCCAATGCACAGTCAGCCAACCTGCTGACTGAAGAAAGCCAAAGTGAAGACAAGAAGGAGCGCTGTTTGGACAAATTCATAGATGTCTCCCTCTTCAAACACAGAGGCTTCCTCATTTATCTGATCGGTAACGTGGTCATGTTTTTTGGCCTTTTCGCACCTGTGGTTTTTCTGGCACCGTATGCCCGACATCAGGGGGTGGATGAATACTCGGCAGCTTTCTTGCTTTCTATCTTTGCTCTGGTCGACATGTTTGTCAGACCATTAACTGGCTTCATCGGCAACACCAAGTGGGTTCGGCCAAGGATCCAATATTTCTTCAGCTTTGCTGTCGTATACAACGGTGTGTGTCACCTCTTGTGCCCACTGGCAGAGGGATATTCGGGTCTGGTGGTCTACACTGTCTTCTTCGGCGTGGCCTTCGGGATGCTTTGTGCACTGCTCTTTGAGGTCCTGATGGACCTCGTGGGACCGAAGCGCTTCTCCACCGCTGTGGGACTCGTCACCATCATCGAGTGCGGACCAGTGCTGCTCGGACCTCCAATGTCAG GAGCCTTGGTTGATAAGTTTGGGGATTACAAATACATGTACTATGCCTGTGGCGTGATAATGCTGGTGCCTGGCATATTTTTCTTCATCATGAATTACTACAACTACAAGAAACTGGACGAGGAGCGGAGGCAGAGCGCGGCCGCGGAGATGAGGAATTCTGACGAGGCCGTAGAACTTAAAATGAACCAAATTGAAAAAATAGCGTATGAAACAGATGGATGA
- the LOC133956593 gene encoding uncharacterized protein LOC133956593, translated as MFSTVRTCLASRLSALSVLNSAAVRPTCVPCRLHLHRSFSSESSAAAVRVLYDGLCPICVTEIRFLQFLQRKQPQKVDFVNIALPGYDGGKYKDISYEMAMEEMHVIDEKDQVYRGIPAFAVMYGAVGLGWLGRFMMWPGVRPFMDKSYVIFAKNRLKWTGRGEECTSGRCEKKTP; from the exons atgttttccaCAGTTAGAACGTGTTTGGCGTCGCGTTTATCCGCTTTATCCGTTTTAAATTCAGCGGCGGTGAGACCGACGTGCGTCCCCTGCAGACTTCACCTCCACCGGTCCTTCAGCTCTGAGTCctcggctgctgctgtcagG GTGCTGTATGATGGACTCTGTCCCATATGTGTGACAGAGATCCGGTTCCTCCAGtttctgcagagaaaacagCCTCAGAAAGTGGATTTTGTTAATATCGCTCTGCCGGGCTACGATGGAGGGAAATATAAGGACATCAGCTACGAGATGGCCATGGAGGAAATGCATGTGATTGATGAGAAAGATCAG GTTTATCGTGGGATCCCGGCATTTGCGGTCATGTACGGTGCCGTGGGCCTCGGTTGGTTGGGTCGCTTCATGATGTGGCCAGGTGTTCGGCCGTTTATGGACAAATCCTACGTCATTTTTGCCAAGAATCGCCTGAAGTGGACCGGACGTGGCGAGGAGTGCACCTCAGGACGCTGTGAAAAGAAAACGCCCT